One Mycolicibacterium pulveris genomic region harbors:
- a CDS encoding amidohydrolase family protein: protein MSAPTALYPPEGFGAPKHRKGHAREGGVTGLPKGTEIFSADNHISVADDIFYERFPEELKGAAPRIWYEDGAYMVGMKGKAWTGGDFGRVLMQYDDLAGATSNNIEARVRELKEDGIDKELAFPNAVLALFHYPDKALRERVFRIYNEHIADLQERSKGHFYGVGLINWWDPKGTRSTLEQLKSLGLKTFLLPLNPGKDDDGNIYDYGSTDMDAVWDEIEDAGLPVSHHIGETPPKTPCQHNSVVVGMMVNVDSFREQFAKYLFSGILDRHPKLKIGWFEGGIAWVPTALQDAEHMLASYRHMFNHELSHPIRHYWDNHMSASFMVDPLGLRLIDKIGVDNVMWSSDYPHNESTFGYSEKSLQTVVDAVGPEDAVKIVSTNIKNFLGIA, encoded by the coding sequence ATGTCAGCACCCACAGCTCTCTACCCGCCCGAAGGTTTCGGTGCGCCCAAGCACCGCAAGGGTCACGCCCGAGAGGGAGGCGTGACCGGACTCCCGAAGGGCACCGAGATCTTCTCGGCCGACAATCACATCTCGGTGGCCGACGACATCTTCTACGAGCGTTTCCCCGAGGAGCTCAAGGGCGCCGCACCCCGGATCTGGTACGAGGACGGCGCGTACATGGTGGGGATGAAGGGAAAGGCCTGGACCGGTGGTGATTTCGGCCGGGTACTGATGCAGTACGACGACCTGGCCGGCGCCACGAGCAACAACATCGAGGCCCGCGTCCGCGAGCTCAAAGAAGACGGCATCGACAAGGAGTTGGCCTTCCCGAACGCCGTGCTGGCGCTGTTCCACTACCCCGACAAGGCGTTGCGTGAGCGCGTATTCCGCATCTACAACGAGCACATCGCCGATCTGCAGGAACGCAGCAAGGGGCACTTCTACGGTGTCGGGCTGATCAACTGGTGGGACCCCAAGGGCACCAGGAGCACGCTGGAACAGCTGAAGTCGTTGGGCCTGAAGACCTTCCTGTTGCCGTTGAACCCCGGCAAGGACGACGACGGCAACATCTACGACTACGGCAGCACCGACATGGACGCGGTCTGGGACGAGATCGAGGATGCCGGGTTGCCGGTCAGCCACCACATCGGTGAGACACCGCCGAAGACGCCCTGCCAGCACAACAGCGTCGTGGTCGGGATGATGGTCAACGTGGACTCGTTCCGCGAACAGTTCGCCAAGTACCTCTTCTCCGGTATCCTCGACCGCCACCCCAAGCTCAAGATCGGCTGGTTCGAGGGTGGAATCGCCTGGGTGCCCACGGCTCTGCAGGACGCCGAGCACATGCTCGCCTCCTACCGGCACATGTTCAACCACGAACTCAGCCACCCGATTCGGCACTACTGGGACAACCACATGAGCGCGTCGTTCATGGTCGACCCGCTCGGCCTGCGGCTCATCGACAAAATCGGCGTGGACAACGTGATGTGGTCCTCGGACTACCCGCACAACGAATCCACCTTCGGCTACTCGGAGAAATCGCTGCAGACCGTCGTCGATGCGGTCGGCCCAGAGGACGCCGTCAAGATCGTCAGCACCAACATCAAGAACTTCCTGGGGATCGCGTGA
- a CDS encoding M24 family metallopeptidase, with protein MYRECGARLRDSMREKGVDALVLIGNGNVVYATGVSWPLLDAGLSHVERPVAIVLADDPHPHLFMPLREGSSSPCEVPDDHVHPALYLEFDEGVQQFAKVLAELVPAGSTVAVDEMTGAMRRASKTLFPSGPPSDAAQVVGPAKLVKTPDQISCVRNACRITEEAMVDVQKALAPGVRQIDLSAEFARRAFELGATASMLEAIWQVMPTTKTSGSVWTTHGDLALPLLTTERKLERGDVLWTDVSITYQGYCSDFGRTWLVGDEPSDRQHAQFEKWQEILSAVLAVTKAGATNGDLARAAIAANGGTKPWLPHFYLGHGIGTNAAEMPMIGTDLGQEHDDSFVYPAGMLLVLEPVVWEDGTGGYRSEEIVVITEDGYQSLTDYPYAPYGRN; from the coding sequence ATGTACCGCGAGTGCGGGGCCAGGTTGCGCGACTCGATGCGCGAAAAGGGCGTCGACGCACTGGTTCTGATCGGCAACGGCAATGTCGTCTACGCGACCGGGGTCAGCTGGCCGCTGCTCGACGCGGGCCTGTCCCATGTGGAGCGGCCGGTGGCGATCGTGCTCGCCGACGACCCGCACCCGCACCTGTTCATGCCGCTGCGTGAGGGGTCGTCGTCGCCATGCGAGGTGCCCGACGACCACGTGCACCCCGCGCTTTACCTCGAATTCGACGAGGGTGTACAGCAGTTCGCCAAGGTGCTGGCCGAACTGGTGCCCGCGGGCAGCACGGTCGCCGTCGACGAAATGACCGGCGCGATGCGCCGCGCGTCCAAGACCCTGTTTCCGTCCGGCCCGCCGTCGGACGCCGCGCAGGTGGTGGGCCCGGCCAAGCTGGTCAAGACGCCCGACCAGATCTCGTGTGTCCGCAACGCCTGCCGCATCACCGAAGAAGCCATGGTCGACGTGCAGAAGGCGCTCGCCCCGGGCGTCAGGCAGATCGACCTCTCGGCGGAGTTCGCGCGTCGCGCCTTCGAACTGGGCGCCACCGCCAGCATGCTCGAGGCCATCTGGCAGGTGATGCCCACGACGAAAACCAGTGGTTCAGTCTGGACCACCCACGGGGATCTCGCCTTGCCGCTGTTGACCACCGAACGCAAACTCGAACGCGGCGACGTGCTGTGGACCGATGTCAGCATCACCTACCAGGGTTACTGCTCCGACTTCGGCCGCACCTGGCTGGTCGGCGACGAACCGTCCGATCGCCAGCACGCCCAGTTCGAGAAATGGCAGGAAATCCTGTCCGCGGTGCTGGCGGTCACCAAGGCCGGTGCGACCAACGGCGACCTCGCGCGTGCGGCGATCGCGGCCAACGGGGGAACCAAGCCCTGGCTGCCGCACTTCTATCTCGGCCACGGAATCGGCACCAACGCCGCCGAGATGCCCATGATCGGAACCGATCTCGGCCAGGAACACGACGACAGCTTCGTCTACCCCGCGGGCATGCTGCTGGTGCTCGAACCGGTGGTCTGGGAGGACGGTACCGGCGGTTATCGAAGCGAGGAGATCGTGGTGATCACCGAGGACGGCTACCAATCCCTCACCGACTATCCCTACGCGCCCTACGGACGGAACTAA